The sequence TTCTTCCATCACGGCACCTCCTGCCCTTTCCAGCTTATCTATTCCTAAGCCGAGGCCCCTTAACCGCAAATTTTCCCAGAATAATAGATCCTGACGGGCGATGTTGATGGAAGAGCGGGCAAGGGACTCATCATAGCTGACCCTGAAATGGTACAGCCGCGCATCGGCGGTGACCACATGCAGGTTGGTGGTCCTGAAGGAGCGCTGCCCTGCCTTCAAGAGCAACAGGTTCGGGGCTTTTGCCTCTACCTTTGCCATGACATGCCCGTGGCCGCGGTCCACGCTCACCACCTTGGAACCAAAGACCAGTACGGTGGTGTGGTCCCATCCGACGCTTACCGGGTAGGCAGGAAGGACGGCCTCCTTTGGGACGGGGGTTATGGCCACCTGTCCCTGCGCCTTCTGTGCAACCGTCAGTATGCACAGAAAGGCCATTATTGCCATTCGTATTTTCATCATTTTATGCGTTTTGGGTGTTGATGAGTAAAATGGGGTGGCCGGCCTTCAGTGTTATTTTTATGGCCTTGTTCTTCTTTCTGAACAGGCCCTTTGCTGCCGATACGCCTGCCGAGGCCATCTGGGTTTCCAGGGTCATGCCCGAGGCCATATTGGGCATTCCGTTTACCAGGGCATCGCCGGCCCCCTGCTGTATTTCCTGCCCAAGGCTGCCACTGATGGGAATACCGGGCATGGCGTCCTGGTCATGGGCCTCCAGTTCCACGGGAAGGATATATTTGCCGGACCGCAAGGAGGTGACGACCAATTTGACCCGGCTTCCGTCCAGGGCCGCCTCCCCGTAGACCAGGCTCCCTTTTGGGTAGGCCATGCCGTTTACCCGCACTTCCTCCAACAGTTTGATCTTGACCCTGCCCTCCCTTTCAAAGGTGGTCTCTTCGGCCACCTCTGCGGCAATGGCCGCCTTGACGGCATGTTCCATGGGGGACTGCTCCTCCAGGCCGTAAAAGGCATTTCGCTCGATAGACCCATCTTCCATGTCGGGCAGGGTCAATTTAT comes from Echinicola vietnamensis DSM 17526 and encodes:
- a CDS encoding DUF4138 domain-containing protein, which translates into the protein MMKIRMAIMAFLCILTVAQKAQGQVAITPVPKEAVLPAYPVSVGWDHTTVLVFGSKVVSVDRGHGHVMAKVEAKAPNLLLLKAGQRSFRTTNLHVVTADARLYHFRVSYDESLARSSINIARQDLLFWENLRLRGLGLGIDKLERAGGAVMEEEAFLRRTSRDYRMKFRLEGIYQKEGLLFFRFRLDNRSRLAFDPEEPVFSITDKKQSGHASVREQSLGPIFLKWKTGKGVQGHGHNLLVAGFPQFTLSDKKLLDIQLNEKNGDRNLRLKVRGRDILKTRNLTDVQPETR